Genomic window (Deltaproteobacteria bacterium):
TCCCTTAAAAACCGCGGCCGGCACCACCGCCGCCACTCGCTCCACCACCGAAACCACCGTAGCCCCCGCCGAAGCCGCCAAATCCCCCGCCCCCTCCTCTTCGTCCGCCGCTGAGCAAGAGAATCATCAGGTAAGGCAGCATCGCCCGGCCCTGCCTTGTTCCCAGAAGGGCGATGATAAGGAGAAACAAAATGATCGGGGGTAAAATATTCCCCCGTGCACTATGACTGCCGGGAGACATCGTCTTGGCCGACGGGTTTCCTGTGAGGGTCACACCCGCATCCCTGGCCACCACCCGCGCAATAACTGAAACGGCATTCTCCATTCCTGTTCCGTAATCTCCTTCTTTCAAGGCGGGAATCACGAAGCGATCCAGGATTTTTCCGACCAGGCCGTCCGGCAAAATGCCCTCCACGCCGTAACCCGTTTCGATCCGGATTTGTCTTTCCTGAACGGCAAGAAGAATCAGGATCCCCTTGTCTTCGCCTTTTTTCCCGATCCCCCATGCCTGATAGAGTTCATTGGCGTACATGGCGGGTTCATTGTCTCCCGTGTCCTCGACCGTTGCTACCACTATGGCCGTTCCGGTCTTCTCGAGCACTTCCTGTGACAAACGGTTCATTCGTTCCTCCGAATCCGCCGGGATGATGCCGGCAAAGTCATTAACCGGACCCACGGCGGCAGGAAACGAGGGAAGCGCCTCGCAACAGGAAGAGGAAATCAAAGAAAAAAGGACCATAACAGTCACAAGCGGACTTATCGTCCCTCTGAAACGAAATCCGCAATGTTTGAATTGGTTCATCGTCCGCCTCATGATGGTGAACAACCGCAATTCCTTTCCTCCGAAAAAGAAAAACTCCCCCTGTTGGACGGATATTCTATACAATGAGGGGTAGGCGGCGGCAAGGGAAACCTTGATCCCTTCGACAACGATGACGA
Coding sequences:
- a CDS encoding TPM domain-containing protein — translated: MTVMVLFSLISSSCCEALPSFPAAVGPVNDFAGIIPADSEERMNRLSQEVLEKTGTAIVVATVEDTGDNEPAMYANELYQAWGIGKKGEDKGILILLAVQERQIRIETGYGVEGILPDGLVGKILDRFVIPALKEGDYGTGMENAVSVIARVVARDAGVTLTGNPSAKTMSPGSHSARGNILPPIILFLLIIALLGTRQGRAMLPYLMILLLSGGRRGGGGGFGGFGGGYGGFGGGASGGGGAGRGF